The sequence CAACAGCAACTACGGCGTAATCAAACTTGTTTGCCTTGACAAAATTTGTGTCGGGATTTAAACTGAAGACAATTTCTGTGGTCTCGTTAACTGCACTTGCTATGGCACCTAGGATGGTGGTTCCTGTTTCAAAAACAGGAtcatgagtttttttttaaaactctagTATTTGAGAACTTTATTCACACTCCGAAAAAGTCACCATGCAATCCTTCTGTATTACACAAATGAGAGAGTGAACCATGAACAGAATTTAGAGACACAGAGCAGATATATATagatgtgtatatatataccaacAGTGTGGTTGTTGCCACTAACTCCCTGCCAAGTAAGACTCCAACCCCCACATTGATAGCCCAAATTGTTGGCATGAGTTCCAGCAACTAAAATCCTGTTGGCCTTTTTAGGTAGTGGCAGCAATGGTGCAGTTGGTGTTTTGCCATTCTTCAAAAGGACAAGTGACTTCCTTACAGCTTCCCTTCCCAAATCTCTGTGCTCCTGGATTTGATCATGAACAACATTCATTTTAGGACctcaataaaattatgttattggtttcttttttctaactCAAgcacaaaattcttttttagAAGCTCCAGTGTGAGTGATCAAAACCTGGCATCCAAGCCGGGGAATATATTCATAACTAGACATGGGTTTTTCAAACAGACCCATCATGAACTTGACTGACAGAATTCTCCTAACTGCATCATCGATACGACTCATGGGGATACGTTTGTTGTTCACATGTTCAGTTAGAAACTTGACGAAGTCTATATAATTGTAGGGAAGCATGATCTGTAAAACATTACAATGCAGTTCCAGTATCAGAAGAGTgctctattttttatttgttttatttgttttttgcatTGATAAGATAGCCACTGACCATGTCTAGACCAGCTTGAATACTAAGAAGGACTGAGTTAGAATAATTTGTAAAGGGGGGATTGCTTATTTTGTCAACACCCAGCCAGTCAGAGATGACAATGCCCTGAAAATTAAGAACACCAGCATGGTAGTTAGTGCTTCATTCGTGTCAATTTATCGAATCTCATTCTATAGTAGTCTCACAACAATTTGAACTGAAGAGTGTTCTTAACCATAGTTCTCTTCGAATTTTAATGAACTTTACCGTTGCTTTGTACCTTAAACTTAAGGGTGTCCTTGAGATATTTGGTGACGAGGTCATAGTTAGCGTGCATCTTCACTCCGTTCCAGCTGGAGTAGGACACCATGACAGTGGCTACACCCTTGGCTATGGCTTCGGGATAACCGGGCATGTGAATGTTCAACAATCCTTGCCAATCAATGACAGTGTCATTCTCATTGATGCCCTTGGTAGTGCCGCCGTCACCCACATAGTGTTTTGCAGAGCCCGCTACCTTATCCCTACATATatttcataaagaaaaacttcaCGGAGAGGAGAAAGGTGAGAACGAGTAAAACATTTGTGACATCAAAAAGTTCATCATCTAAACACACATATAAGTTTTACTTACGTTCCACCAACGTAAGGAACGCCCTTTGGTGAACCAGCTGGAATTTCACCTTGCAATCCGATTACGAAATCAGTCATTTGTTTAACAATATTCGGATCCTCGCTAAAACTCTCATAACATCTACCCCATCTCGGATCTCTGCAGACCTATTCATTGTATACATCATAGAAGCTCtgagattattttttttctttcaagtaaGTAGTCTGGGAATGGGATAAAGACCATTCCATGCTTCAATTACTAGAAAACCATTGCAACTTCTCTCTAAATTAATTGTTCAATGAATGGAAATCATACCGAAACACATGGTGCAAATGAATACTGAATGCCAGTAGCTCTAACTTCAAGAGCAGTTGCAGCACCAATTCTCTTCACAAGTTCTGGATCCCTGAAATTGTCATATACAATTCGAAACAACGTTAATAGCACAAGTGCCAAGGGAGGATGGGAAAATGAGTTAGGATTTACATAGGTAAGGATTCAATTCTTTCCAACATACCAAAAGTAAAGAACAGTAAGCGATCAGAAACTAGTGTTTTTTAGATAGTTATGTTAAGTACTTTTATTAGACTCAAAGCCATTCTGATTATTATTGTCATcaaggtttttaattttttccttctattgGTTTTGGGTGTGGATGCATCAAAGAATCACTTGCCTGGTAGCTCCAAGTCCAACATTATGCGGGAACATTGTGGCCTTGTAAACGTTATTGTGGCCATGAACTGCATCAATGCCATAAATCATAGGGATTCCAAGCCGGCTTGCAAGTGACCAGTTCTGAAACTTGTTAATCATGTCTATCCAATCCCGCGGAGTAGCCTGCGTTCGCGGCACACTCTCTCCACCACTCAGTACACTGCCTATATTGTACTCCTTCATGACCTTGGCTGTGATATTTCCGCGGTCTACTTGCGCCATCTGAccaagcttttcttttagtgtCATCTGGGCTAGAAGGTCCTCTACGCGAACATTGATTTTCTCTTTAGGGTTCTTGTATTTCATGTGATGtgcttttacttttatttttgtccctTCTGCACAGCAGCAAAGGCACACAAGTCCCACTAAGAGAACAAATGAATTTGTCTTTATGATCATCCTTGGAATCTCTCTATTTAAACCTGTAGAAGTATACATACTGAATTTCCTGatgtaaacaaaaaatttattaaggTATACCacagaaggagaagaaagttATTTCTGGTTTTATTAAATGGAGAAAAACACATCCTCcctttaaatcaaatattgcCAGTGAGAATTCCATTCACTAACTTAAGGCCAAATGGAGGAACCTATGTAAAATATCTCCATGCAAACACCGATACAGAATGAACAAAGCTGTTCTAGTCTAGAACTTCTAGACACACTCAAACAGATCAACTTCCATTTCTTCTCATGCATTGACAGAACTCTAAAAGAAATTTATAGGAAATAACAACAATATTCctttttattgaaaataataaaacttacgaCAAAGCGATTGATCACGGGAGCATCAGCCTAGAGAAAGGAATTCACAGAATGGATGAACTAATGTAAAACAGTACGTGAACTACACAAAATGTAACACTGGCTGATGAGGTggtatatttataagaaactATATAGGTGGAATCACCCAAAATAGCAaagatatttatatttaagGCTTTACTTATAAGAAGGAGCTACTTGCGGTCCTCCCTTACATTCCTCAGTCCCCGTAGGAGTGGGCAAGTACATTCTATTTCTACTTacacaattatttttatagaatTAGAGGTtgtttgaaataaataaagggcAACGAAAAGAACGTTAACTATAATAGAAGAAACTCTGTCAACAAGAAAGCAGTTGACCAATATGTCAATATTATACTAAATAACCGACTCAAAAAACGGCAACCTGAACTAGATGCAGCTCATGAGTTATGGACATTTGTTCTGGATCAAAGGAAGCATGAATGAATAGAAGGTGTTAACTGCTAGCAACTTTCGATAAGTTTTCTCCGAACTTGTGGAAGAGGGTGATGAAGAACCTTTGCTCTTATTAAAACAGTATGATCAGCTCTCTTGTACACTCAGATcctgtatgtatatataccgTCCTTATCATGTTCTCACATATACACGAAAATGTAATATATAATGGTTGTTATTATAGCAATTTCTTGAGGCACCATGTTCGTCTATTTTGTTGGTCCcaattaataattttcaatttgcttgaaaaaaattcGTTGGGAACTataaagggtgtccctcaaagaaattatttgagagatccctcaatagaagggatAATAGTAGCATTGACTTTATAGAACCTTCGTAGTAAGCACCTCACCTCACCTCACCTAATTGTTTGTAGTATTCAACTCTTTGCAAATAGGGTATTTTTCTAAGAATTGATGAGTGGTCGTGTATATATATGGTATGCGGGTTTCTTCCAACAAGTAACTGCCCTCAATCTCATCGCTTATTTAGCGCCAATGCTAATAAATATGGCGGGGCTCCGCAGATATGAGTTTTCGCTTGAGGCGGAGGAGGACAAGGTGAACATGAGTGCTAAGCGTACGGACAACCCGTTCAGGAAAAAACCTACCTCCCTTCCTCGTTTAGGATTACGTAGAGCTCCATCGCCTGATTCTTACTGAAACGGACCCTCGTTTGGGATTCCACTTTCTCATACATCCCCTTCGTCATCACCTCCCGATTCTCTTCTTCCCATCAGAGTACGTACGACTCCAACTATGATCCCACAAATATTTATGTGTATTGATATATAGTAACGTTTAAGCACTGACTAGTTAGTAGTTAATATGCGTTGATCACTTATTTTACCTCATTTTGCAATTTATCTCATGATTTgaaccttttattttttgggttacaTATCTTTGAATCATGCAAAAATTCATTCAAACCCTCATGATATTTGTATTGTGTGCGACAAACCCCTATGACACAtttgtagtgtgtgtgagaaacctcaTTCcctttgtagtttagactatcgattatattaaaaacaaaaaaaatacacaaattGCCacacccttttttttatattatcaaATGGAGTTAAGTATATATGACTACCAAAAAATCAAGACAAAAGTTTGGCCTAAAACtagtaaaatataaaactcCACTCATTAtaacatttataaaaaattttaaaaaaattgtcaacACCTAGactaaattttgtatttttcttaatgAAGTGTTCTTAGAGAATCACCATCAACCTTGGAAAGAAGATTTACATTTACATCTCCGGGACTTGAGTCTCCTGCGAGGCTTGTTATTTGACGATATTCATGGAGCAGAATTAATGAGTGAGGAGGCTATTTATAAATCTCCAGAGAGACCGCACTTGTTAAATTCTTGGAAGAAATCTCCAAAATGAAACCTATCCTTGAGGCGGCTGGTCCAGCATTGCAGGAACTGTCTAGTAGCTCAGACTAGGAATTTGCAGATGCTTGGAGAGAGGCTGATTCTGATACCGTAACTAATTTGCAATGAAGAGAGTAGTT comes from Prunus dulcis chromosome 6, ALMONDv2, whole genome shotgun sequence and encodes:
- the LOC117631167 gene encoding lysosomal beta glucosidase-like isoform X2, with amino-acid sequence MIIKTNSFVLLVGLVCLCCCAEGTKIKVKAHHMKYKNPKEKINVRVEDLLAQMTLKEKLGQMAQVDRGNITAKVMKEYNIGSVLSGGESVPRTQATPRDWIDMINKFQNWSLASRLGIPMIYGIDAVHGHNNVYKATMFPHNVGLGATRDPELVKRIGAATALEVRATGIQYSFAPCVSVCRDPRWGRCYESFSEDPNIVKQMTDFVIGLQGEIPAGSPKGVPYVGGTDKVAGSAKHYVGDGGTTKGINENDTVIDWQGLLNIHMPGYPEAIAKGVATVMVSYSSWNGVKMHANYDLVTKYLKDTLKFKGIVISDWLGVDKISNPPFTNYSNSVLLSIQAGLDMIMLPYNYIDFVKFLTEHVNNKRIPMSRIDDAVRRILSVKFMMGLFEKPMSSYEYIPRLGCQEHRDLGREAVRKSLVLLKNGKTPTAPLLPLPKKANRILVAGTHANNLGYQCGGWSLTWQGVSGNNHTVGTTILGAIASAVNETTEIVFSLNPDTNFVKANKFDYAVVAVGELPYAETKGDSVNLTIAEPGPSIITNVCGAVKCAVIVVSGRPVVIEPYLSSMDALVAAWLPGTEGQGVADVLYGDYGFTGKLPRTWFRRVDQLPMNFGEKNYDPLFPFGFGLTTQPVNNGVKPSQAN
- the LOC117631167 gene encoding lysosomal beta glucosidase-like isoform X1; the protein is MYTSTGLNREIPRMIIKTNSFVLLVGLVCLCCCAEGTKIKVKAHHMKYKNPKEKINVRVEDLLAQMTLKEKLGQMAQVDRGNITAKVMKEYNIGSVLSGGESVPRTQATPRDWIDMINKFQNWSLASRLGIPMIYGIDAVHGHNNVYKATMFPHNVGLGATRDPELVKRIGAATALEVRATGIQYSFAPCVSVCRDPRWGRCYESFSEDPNIVKQMTDFVIGLQGEIPAGSPKGVPYVGGTDKVAGSAKHYVGDGGTTKGINENDTVIDWQGLLNIHMPGYPEAIAKGVATVMVSYSSWNGVKMHANYDLVTKYLKDTLKFKGIVISDWLGVDKISNPPFTNYSNSVLLSIQAGLDMIMLPYNYIDFVKFLTEHVNNKRIPMSRIDDAVRRILSVKFMMGLFEKPMSSYEYIPRLGCQEHRDLGREAVRKSLVLLKNGKTPTAPLLPLPKKANRILVAGTHANNLGYQCGGWSLTWQGVSGNNHTVGTTILGAIASAVNETTEIVFSLNPDTNFVKANKFDYAVVAVGELPYAETKGDSVNLTIAEPGPSIITNVCGAVKCAVIVVSGRPVVIEPYLSSMDALVAAWLPGTEGQGVADVLYGDYGFTGKLPRTWFRRVDQLPMNFGEKNYDPLFPFGFGLTTQPVNNGVKPSQAN